In Aspergillus nidulans FGSC A4 chromosome II, a single window of DNA contains:
- a CDS encoding uncharacterized protein (transcript_id=CADANIAT00004211), whose protein sequence is MFGEVSEDGSRIYVPPAVEVEGQSDDPDATDLLVPRDVDTGHTVLPVWLRESSKSFRWAWVPLPIRKAARATADFVKGPDPPYPLLLTPLFPHIQELPRRYLDKFFPKRKHKISLLLLLYIAWFLPWTILFLLSRSAGHIEGYGRPITLSCSTTFWSSGNGCGLNGNDCRPFTGEATAFRCPANCRDTKILESYTIGNETISYRGLVVGGPQPGSDEPGVYRADSFICQAAIHAGVIDNDGGCGVARLEGAAHSFHASKRNGIKSIGFPSTFPKSFSFLKPSEDATCPQDPRWPLLGITIGALALLWLFCSSPAVLFFSTFFMLFTQVGLVSDPPPRAQLAALMSVFVARLLPASFVAYVLYRYCARPLLAPLSPPIYQLTKTFLYLPPAFVGGLNNYTFARLIPLERLTPHDIQQQPGAKLALALVVPTIICIIVTQTHHIRMGGLMPHYLKVYGTMALILLILLPLPGLRLRIHHYILAILLMYGTAFPTRPSLIYQGLLLGLFINGIARWGFASIIETPAALGELAPGAGGSHGWWGATWPNINNSSVTISLPDRGSGELYHGNGNITFSLWEKERMDKLGVDGVSVLVNDVERWRGYVDEDPEGEFTWHRHGHSGLDLKHLSTIDDDIFASSELEIKQADSSDDAKPETLFFRFAFLNGAEAGTYDCCDWITKRQQRWTTQILFSKSKRKLPHPSHPAAPADIQSSDVLSTLGTTRPLFSSYLRIRSLARSPSNPELQQARSELETTLTDLTADLDDLVESVRAVEQDPYRFGLEIEEVQRRRKLVDDVGKEIEEMRGELMKVITDSDHAEAKATRSTGLPNPADFDDHGLDGDDQGEDYYAAMEQQRQMELMHEQDEQLDGVFRTVGNLRQQADDMGRELEEQAIMIGEIDTLADRVGGKLQNGMSRLKHIIRKNEVC, encoded by the exons ATGTTCGGGGAAGTTTCCGAGGATGGCTCTCGGATATATGTACCTCCTGCGGTAGAGGTTGAAGGCCAGTCCGACGATCCCGATGCAACCGATCTACTGGTACCCCGCGATGTAGACACCGGTCATACCGTCCTCCCTGTGTGGTTACGGGAGTCTTCCAAGTCTTTTCGCTGGGCATGGGTCCCTTTACCGATTCGCAAGGCGGCTCGCGCGACAGCTGATTTCGTCAAGGGTCCGGACCCGCCATACCCGCTTTTGTTGACACCGTTATTTCCGCATATTCAAGAACTGCCACGCCGCTACTTGGACAAGTTCTTTCCGAAGCGCAAGCATAAAATATCTCTCCTTTTACTCCTATATATCGCATGGTTCCTGCCGTGGACCATCCTTTTCCTACTCTCTCGTTCTGCCGGTCACATTGAAGGCTATGGGCGACCTATCACGCTGTCATGCTCGACTACCTTCTG GTCGTCTGGAAATGGGTGTGGACTGAATGGAAACGATTGCCGCCCATTTACGGGCGAAGCAACCGCCTTTCGATGCCCCGCCAACTGTCGAGACACGAAGATTCTTGAATCGTACACCATTGGGAACGAAACGATCAGCTATAGGGGCCTTGTTGTCGGAGGGCCTCAGCCCGGATCGGATGAACCCGGCGTCTATCGAGCAGACAGCTTTATTTGTCAAGCCGCTATCCATGCAGGAGTCATCGACAATGACGGAGGTTGTGGTGTTGCTCGATTAGAAGGAGCCGCGCATTCATTCCATGCATCGAAACGGAATGGCATCAAGTCTATCGGGTTCCCGTCCACGTTCCCGAAATCTTTCAGTTTCCTTAAGCCGTCGGAAGATGCCACTTGCCCACAGGATCCGCGGTGGCCTCTCCTGGGCATCACTATTGGCGCACTCGCTCTATTGTGGCTCTTCTGCTCGTCGCCTGCAGTGCTATTCTTCAGCACTTTCTTCATGCTTTTCACTCAAGTGGGATTGGTGTCTGATCCACCACCTAGGGCTCAGTTGGCCGCGCTCATGTCCGTATTCGtcgctcgtcttcttccgGCGTCATTCGTTGCCTATGTTCTGTATAGGTATTGTGCACGACCACTTTTAGCACCGCTGTCGCCGCCCATCTACCAGCTCACCAAAACCTTTCTTTATTTACCTCCTGCGTTCGTTGGCGGCCTGAACAACTACACGTTCGCGAGATTGATTCCTCTTGAGCGCTTGACTCCCCATGATATCCAGCAACAACCTGGTGCGAAGCTCGCATTGGCCCTAGTGGTTCCGACCATTATCTGTATTATTGTGACCCAGACCCACCATATTCGTATGGGTGGTCTGATGCCACATTATCTCAAGGTTTACGGCACGATGGCGCTCATACTTTTGATTCTCCTCCCACTTCCCGGACTTCGTCTACGTATCCACCATTACATTCTCGCAATCTTATTGATGTACGGGACGGCTTTTCCCACTCGACCCTCACTGATTTACCAGGGATTACTGCTTGGTTTATTTATCAACGGCATCGCTAGATGGGGTTTTGCTTCAATTATTGAAACGCCTGCTGCCTTGGGCGAACTAGCCCCGGGAGCTGGCGGATCACACGGTTGGTGGGGAGCTACCTGGCCCAACATAAATAATAGCTCTGTTACCATATCCCTACCTGACAGAGGCTCTGGCGAGCTTTATCACGGCAACGGCAACATCACATTCTCACTATGGGAAAAGGAACGCATGGATAAATTAGGCGTGGACGGAGTGTCGGTCCTTGTGAACGACGTCGAACGCTGGCGTGGTTACGTGGACGAGGATCCAGAAGGGGAATTTACATGGCATCGTCACGGTCATTCGGGTCTTGACCTCAAACATCTCTCCACTATTGACGACGACATATTTGCGTCCTCGGAGCTCGAAATCAAACAAGCTGATTCAAGCGACGATGCGAAGCCGGaaaccctcttcttccgcttcgcATTCTTGAATGGCGCCGAGGCGGGGAC CTACGACTGTTGTGATTGG ATAACCAAGCGTCAGCAGCGATGGACCACGCAGATCCTTttctccaagtccaagcGTAAGCTTCCACACCCATCTCATCCGGCTGCACCAGCTGATATCCAATCCAGCGACGTTCTTTCGACGCTTGGAACTACAAGACCCTTATTCTCCTCTTACCTCCGTATCCGCTCTCTCGCAAGATCTCCCTCAAACCCTGAGCTTCAACAAGCGCGCTCCGAGCTTGAGACAACACTCACAGACTTAACTGCCGACCTAGACGATCTAGTCGAGAGTGTCCGAGCTGTCGAGCAAGACCCATACCGCTTCGGCCTCGAAATCGAAGAAGTTCAGCGGCGACGCAAGCTTGTCGATGATGTTGGCAAGGAAATCGAGGAGATGAGAGGGGAGTTGATGAAGGTTATTACGGATTCCGATCATGCCGAGGCTAAAGCTACAAGAAGCACTGGGCTCCCAAATCCAGCAGACTTTGACGATCATGGtcttgatggtgatgaccaAGGAGAAGACTATTATGCAGCTatggagcagcagcggcaaatGGAGCTCATGCatgagcaggatgagcagCTGGATGGGGTATTTCGAACGGTGGGGAACCTGAGGCAGCAGGCGGATGATATGGGGAGGGAGTTGGAAGAGCAGGCAATTATGATCGGAGAGATTGATACGCTAGCTGATCGAGTGGGAGGGAAGTTACAGAATGGAATGTCGAGGTTGAAGCATATAATCAGGAAGAATGAAG TCTGCTAA
- a CDS encoding putative aromatic amino acid aminotransferase (transcript_id=CADANIAT00004212), which yields MASLSPPLDLSHHFSLTTKRRAPSAVKDFYKYFMIPGIANLAGGLPNASYFPYDTLEASAAHPQRFPTIPGGKKAKGPQTSERIVVPKESRSATSKKIDITTALQYGTSEGLPPLATFVNQFVREHLHPNIPYAGGPGTLLTTGATDGFSKAIEAFTETWNPDRDGIHLRQGILCEEFVYMNAIQTVKPRGLNIVPVAIDDEGMLPYGPGGLAEVLGNWNHRKGCRPHLMYTITIGQNPTGGTLSVERRKQIYAICQKYDVIIVEDDPYWNLQYPSAQELQARHRNSSVNPALSERNYNAGRKSSGYKFLDSLVPSYLSIDMDGRVVRLDTFSKTIAPGCRLGWITAQPAFIERLARIAESSTQAPSGFVQAMVAELILGQQVDDGSADSAKSKDTERAWKMDGWVRWLEGLRAGYEQRMQQMCSGLEEGKYIALHTRSDEFSLSGNEEDSWEVLEKVQMYDFAWPTGGMFVWVKVNYESHPLRQIYGPERLSKALWVHFTQKPQLCLLGPGTIFSPTDEVQARGHQYFRLCFAAMPADDVVPITQRVVDGFRSFWQRKNLDGLEGDDGIAQTMEQLQMEPSANFLGMGC from the exons ATGGCTTCCTTGTCGCCCCCTTTAGATTTGTCGCATCACTTTAGCCTCACAACGAAGCGGCGTGCTCCGAGCGCCGTCAAAGACTTCTATAAGTATTTTATGATTCCGGGCATTGCCAATTTGGCCGGTG GACTGCCAAATGCTTCTTATTTTCCGTACGACACACTCGAAGCCTCTGCCGCACATCCCCAGCGATTCCCGACAATACCGGGCGGAAAGAAGGCCAAGGGACCCCAGACAAGCGAGCGTATCGTCGTACCTAAAGAATCTCGGAGTGCGACATCAAAGAAGATTGATATCACAACAGCCTTGCAATATGGCACCAGCGAGGGTCTCCCTCCTCTGGCGACTTTTGTCAATCAGTTCGTTCGCGAGCATCTTCACCCGAACATTCCCTACGCTGGCGGTCCTGGCACCCTCTTGACCACGGGCGCAACCGACGGCTTCTCCAAGGCTATTGAAGCTTTCACGGAAACGTGGAATCCCGACCGTGACGGGATACACTTGCGCCAGGGCATTCTCTGCGAGGAATTCGTGTATATGAATGCTATTCAGACCGTCAAGCCAAGAGGGTTGAACATCGTCCCGGTGGCTATTGATGACGAGGGTATGCTGCCATACGGCCCGGGCGGATTGGCCGAGGTTTTGGGAAACTGGAACCATCGCAAAGGCTGTCGTCCACATCTGATGTATACCATAAC CATCGGCCAGAACCCAACTGGTGGCACATTGTCTGTCGAACGTCGCAAGCAGATCTACGCTATTTGCCAAAAGTACGATGTGATCATTGTCGAGGACGACCCATACTGGAACCTGCAGTACCCGTCAGCCCAGGAACTCCAAGCACGACATCGGAACTCGTCAGTAAACCCAGCTTTGTCGGAGCGCAATTACAACGCTGGAAGAAAGTCATCTGGGTACAAGTTTCTTGATTCCCTTGTGCCGTCGTATCTCTCCATCGACATGGACGGCCGGGTTGTCCGCCTGGACACGTTTTCGAAGACAATTGCTCCGGGTTGCCGTCTCGGCTGGATTACAGCACAACCAGCTTTCATTGAGAGGCTGGCGCGAATCGCAGAATCGTCAACCCAAGCACCATCAGGCTTCGTCCAAGCTATGGTTGCCGAACTGATCCTGGGCCAGCAGGTGGATGATGGATCTGCTGATTCCGCGAAAAGCAAGGACACCGAAAGGGCCTGGAAGATGGATGGCTGGGTACGCTGGCTTGAAGGTCTACGAGCAGGTTACGAACAACGCATGCAGCAGATGTGCAGTGGCCTGGAGGAGGGTAAATATATCGCACTCCACACTAGGTCGGATGAGTTCTCCTTGAGCGGGAATGAAGAAGACTCATGGGAGGTCTTGGAAAAAGTACAAATGTACGACTTCGCATGGCCCACTGGCGGCATGTTCGTCTGGGTTAAAGTAAACTATGAGAGTCACCCCTTACGTCAGATATATGGACCTGAGAGGCTCTCCAAAGCGCTATGGGTGCATTTCACCCAAAAACCACAGCTCTGCCTCCTTGGTCCAGGCACCATATTCTCGCCGACGGACGAGGTACAAGCTCGTGGTCATCAATACTTCCGGCTGTGCTTCGCTGCAATGCCGGCAGATGATGTTGTCCCCATCACTCAACGAGTGGTCGATGGTTTCAGATCGTTTTGGCAGAGAAAGAACTTAGACGGACTTGAAGGTGATGACGGCATTGCACAAACGatggagcagctgcagatggAACCATCTGCTAATTTTCTGGGAATGGGCTGTTGA
- a CDS encoding uncharacterized protein (transcript_id=CADANIAT00004214), which produces MSAAIALPLLNSIGCCLLLSVSNRRPVSPNPHLDSNAGSYSVGFKDIPQTMGVSQLNYPVALHCLGIRKGRGPMAVSLNSRDDMSSVPLQVEAPFKTTFSNRISVKARQDSGRTLRKPAGSIFALVFEGFLCLIALCFIGTHLTSKRPFLTTSLITEYGHVALALVALCIRNRPTGDSLGSAMEQAMRLGPTIYPILFAALLSRSLKSIGRYCAQRSVRMSKLWALMNTNATADPILHLVSMPASILVWGLLVLWIMSPLGGQSTIRLLYKANITNETHPELRYWDSGPLGNMFINVGIMEGNDGSWPLSMRDIYSASLMQSVSTKAGPLDQWGNVKIPRIEAGNESQVDSAGWMPIKKSLGAETFTSLFGMPIVGLSDMKKQGDLNLTIEATYVVLSEPSTYSTSNPRTLRFNNTVGDTTVTTCQVTQRMVEAFIECVDGSCEATKVRPSTTDLRDKNFTSFDYWAWIVLDMLTSVGSQKPQREVMWGVGSSVLFLNDSSSFLMQTGISGSQAEVNISNIDPELFSTRASILLNTGLQAFMAPTGFSGELPTNLSLYGVPHVPGRGLQAMANQTALDTFEYTVYAPPKQLLNMLNDLAPFVGASTNATFVRYTEVYRPDYVWAVILIISSVLLFGVGVAGICVRFKTFAPNMFDPVAALTYSNPYISLTGREYDPLDADERANLLGDKRVQIGEVDDYKGVKAVFGEAGYVTPLRLGIPYH; this is translated from the exons ATGTCGGCGGCTATTGCCCTTCCCCTCTTGAATTCCATTGGGTGTTGCCTGCTTCTATCTGTGTCTAACCGCCGCCCAGTCTCACCAAATCCACATCTTGACTCAAATGCAGGGTCCTACTCTGTTG GATTTAAAGACATACCTCAAACCATGGGTGTCAGTCAGCTTAACTACCCGGTCGCATTGCACTGTCTCGGTATACGAAAGGGGAGAGGACCCATGGCTGTATCCCTAAACTCTCGCGATGATATGTCATCAGTCCCTCTGCAGGTGGAGGCTCCTTTCAAAACTACGTTCTCCAACCGCATCTCAGTCAAAGCACGCCAGGACTCGGGAAGGACATTGAGGAAACCAGCAGGATCTATTTTCGCTCTTGTCTTTGAAggctttctttgcttgatTGCATTGTGTTTCATAGGTACTCACCTTACCTCTAAACGCCCGTTCCTCACTACAAGCTTGATTACTGAGTACGGACACGTAGCACTTGCACTCGTGGCATTATGCATACGGAACAGGCCGACAGGCGATAGCCTGGGATCTGCCATGGAGCAAGCCATGAGACTG GGCCCTACTATATACCCTATTCTCTTTGCGGCGTTACTTTCGCGCTCTCTTAAAAGCATTGGGCGATATTGCGCCCAAAGGTCCGTTCGCATGTCG AAACTATGGGCCTTAATGAATACCAATGCAACTGCGGATCCCATCCTCCATCTCGTTAGCATGCCGGCCTCGATACTTGTCTGGGGGCTGCTTGTTCTGTGGATTATGTCACCCTTAGGAGGCCAGAGTACTATACGGCTGCTGTACAAGGCGAATATCACCAATGAAACTCACCCCGAACTTCGTTACTGGGATAGCGGTCCGTTGGGAAATATGTTCATTAACGTTGGGATAATGGAAGGTAACGATGGCAGCTGGCCATTGTCTATGAGAGATATCTACTCTGCCAGTCTGATGCAGAGCGTTAGTACTAAAGCTGGGCCGCTTGATCAATGGGGAAATGTTAAGATACCGCGCATTGAAGCAGGTAATGAGTCTCAAGTTGACTCCGCTGGTTGGATGCCCATCAAGAAATCGCTTGGGGCTGAGACGTTCACGTCCTTGTTCGGCATGCCGATCGTCGGCCTGTCCGATATGAAAAAGCAAGGTGACCTCAATTTGACGATAGAGGCTACATATGTCGTGCTTTCAGAACCGTCGACATACAGCACGTCAAAT CCACGTACCCTCCGGTTCAACAACACTGTTGGCGATACCACAGTCACAACATGTCAAGTAACCCAGCGCATGGTAGAGGCATTTATTGAATGTGTGGATGGGAGCTGCGAAGCTACCAAAGTTCGCCCATCAACAACCGACCTTCGTGATAAGAACTTCACGAGTTTCGACTACTGGGCTTGGATTGTCCTAGATATGCTGACAAGCGTCGGCTCGCAGAAACCCCAACGAGAGGTCATGTGGGGGGTAGGCTCGTCCGTTCTCTTCCTGAACGATTCTAGTTCTTTTTTAATGCAAACTGGCATCAGTGGCTCACAGGCTGAAGTGAATATATCCAACATAGACCCGGAGCTCTTCTCTACGAGAGCATCTATCCTTCTGAACACAGGTCTTCAAGCCTTCATGGCGCCTACAGGTTTTTCTGGCGAGCTACCAACCAACCTAAGCCTATACGGTGTCCCTCACGTACCTGGACGTGGGCTACAGGCCATGGCTAATCAAACGGCTTTGGACACGTTTGAGTATACCGTATATGCTCCTCCAAAACAGCTCTTGAATATGTTGAACGATCTCGCGCCTTTTGTGGGCGCTTCTACCAACGCCACCTTTGTTCGTTACACGGAGGTCTACCGCCCCGACTACGTGTGGGCAGTCATTCTTATCAtatcttctgttcttctctttggGGTTGGAGTTGCAGGTATTTGCGTCAGGTTCAAGACGTTCGCGCCGAACATGTTTGATCCTGTGGCAGCCCTGACGTATAGCAATCCGTACATATCCTTGACTGGACGGGAATACGACCCGCTTGATGCGGACGAACGGGCCAATCTCCTTGGTGACAAAAGAGTTCAAATTGGTGAAGTTGATGATTATAAGGGCGTGAAGGCTGTCTTTGGCGAGGCAGGTTATGTTACGCCTTTGCGGCTGGGGATTCCGTATCATTGA
- a CDS encoding IMPACT family protein (transcript_id=CADANIAT00004213), producing the protein MPDLQLSNAELADEIEAINAIYDPETITISKTSTSCGTSTLDLGASSSSAPTTGETVIKLQVPNHTHLSFLLAFESDYPDTPPKILGTASTAARGEGKIAVDVLKDILGRMYQPGAVCLFDVINEAIEAFEEPRIGGGTNDTSASTTDAKTITEDPSFDALENINANMSSLALHETFGLSEPPPWVMSEVITEKKSVFVGRAAHVTSLDQAKAYLDYLLASDKKVASATHNISAWRIKQQSKPPGNSNSKEGGKGSSTEMIIQDSDDDGETAAGGRLLHLMQLMDVWDVVVVVTRWYGGILLGPDRFRIINAAGRDALVKGGFARDKENQAGEKGKKKGKK; encoded by the coding sequence ATGCCCgacctccagctctccaacGCGGAACTCGCCGACGAAATTGAAGCTATAAACGCAATATATGACCCGGAGACCATAACAATATCAAAAACATCTACGTCTTGCGGCACCTCAACGTTAGACTTAGGGGCCTCAAGCTCGAGCGCTCCGACGACAGGAGAGACAGTCATCAAACTCCAAGTACCAAACCACACGCATTTGTCcttccttcttgcctttgaATCCGACTATCCGGACACACCGCCGAAGATTTTGGGGACCGCATCTACGGCCGCTCGTGGGGAAGGGAAAATTGCCGTCGATGTTCTCAAGGATATACTAGGACGGATGTACCAGCCTGGTGCTGTGTGTCTTTTCGACGTTATTAATGAGGCAATAGAGGCATTTGAAGAACCGAGGATTGGAGGAGGTACAAATGACACGAGTGCAAGCACGACGGACGCAAAAACCATCACGGAGGACCCATCTTTCGACGCTTTGGAAAATATAAACGCAAACATGAGCTCCCTCGCTCTCCACGAGACCTTTGGACTTTCTGAACCTCCGCCCTGGGTTATGTCGGAGGTGATTACTGAGAAGAAATCCGTGTTCGTGGGACGCGCAGCGCACGTTACGAGTTTGGATCAGGCAAAGGCGTATTTAGATTATCTACTTGCGAGTGATAAAAAGGTTGCGTCTGCGACGCATAATATCAGTGCGTGGCGGatcaagcagcagagcaagcCGCCTGGGAACTCCAACTCtaaagaaggaggaaaaggatCATCAACCGAGATGATAATACAAGACAGCGACGATGACGGAGAGACGGCTGCGGGCGGGCGACTGCTCCATCTCATGCAGCTGATGGATGTGTGGGAcgttgttgtcgttgtgACGAGATGGTATGGTGGTATTCTGTTGGGGCCAGATCGCTTTCGGATTATCAATGCTGCTGGCAGGGATGCGTTGGTTAAGGGTGGGTTTGCGAGGGATAAGGAGAATCAAGCTggtgagaagggaaagaagaaggggaagaaataa
- a CDS encoding lytic polysaccharide monooxygenase AA11 family protein (transcript_id=CADANIAT00004215) has translation MLAKSLAAAAILGFSLVDAHMVMTNPVPYNFKSWDNSPIAGDGSNFPCKETDYTVTTENYLTKGQEHTLEFQGGATHGGGSCQISITSDRAPTKDTQWSVIKSIEGGCMDPNEANTNQGGDAGMKNGFRPSFVIPEDFEDGQYTLAWTWINRIGQREFYMNCAPITISGGSSTKRSDVAAVEKRAQSYPPMFIANINGCKTEQNMSPRYPNPGSMVETLNEAHLIPDANNVCYEGSPTWGDAGFGSGGSSVEPTLGGDATGASSTPAAPTEATPAPTEAATPSISIGGTVAVPDFTGEPTAAQTTEPAAVIPTPSSTFVSVPAPTATPTSTPSTGTTSTAGALSGPCTDEGSWNCIGGSSFQRCASGTWTEVQTLSSGTECTPGQNTNFAVKAVQIKSRMLKEKRSRRRAHGHINIHS, from the coding sequence ATGCTTGCCAAATCTCTTGCCGCAGCTGCCATTCTTGGCTTCTCACTTGTCGACGCTCATATGGTCATGACCAACCCGGTTCCATACAACTTCAAATCATGGGACAACTCGCCAATTGCGGGTGATGGAAGCAACTTCCCTTGCAAGGAGACCGATTACACTGTGACCACGGAGAACTACTTGACGAAGGGCCAGGAGCACACTTTGGAGTTCCAGGGCGGCGCCACTCACGGTGGCGGCTCTTGCCAGATCAGTATCACCTCGGATCGTGCTCCTACCAAGGACACACAATGGAGTGTCATAAAGTCAATTGAAGGAGGCTGCATGGATCCCAACGAGGCTAATACTAACCAGGGTGGTGACGCAGGGATGAAGAATGGGTTCAGGCCCAGTTTCGTCATCCCCGAGGACTTCGAGGACGGCCAGTATACTCTTGCTTGGACCTGGATCAATCGCATCGGGCAGCGTGAGTTCTACATGAACTGTGCCCCGATTACGATTAGTGGCGGATCTTCCACGAAGAGATCAGATGTTGCCGCTGTCGAGAAACGCGCTCAAAGTTACCCTCCTATGTTCATTGCCAACATCAACGGCTGCaagacagagcagaacaTGTCTCCTCGATACCCCAACCCTGGCTCCATGGTTGAGACACTCAATGAAGCGCACCTCATCCCCGATGCCAACAATGTTTGCTACGAAGGTTCGCCGACTTGGGGAGACGCCGGCTTCGGCAGTGGTGGTAGCTCTGTGGAGCCTACCTTGGGAGGGGACGCTACCGGAGCGTCTTCTACCCCAGCAGCTCCTACCGAAGCAACTCCGGCTCCGACCGAGGCGGCTACCCCTTCTATTAGCATTGGAGGAACCGTAGCCGTCCCTGACTTCACCGGTGAGCCTACAGCTGCCCAAACAACTGAGCCTGCCGCCGTCATTCCTActccttcctcaaccttcGTGTCCGTACCTGCACCAACCGCCACACCGACCTCCACGCCTAGCACAGGCACCACTTCGACCGCTGGCGCCCTTTCCGGCCCGTGCACCGACGAAGGCTCCTGGAACTGCATTGGGGGCTCGTCCTTCCAGCGCTGCGCCAGCGGAACTTGGACGGAGGTCCAAACCCTGTCTAGCGGTACAGAATGCACCCCGGGCCAGAACACGAATTTTGCAGTCAAGGCTGTCCAGATCAAGTCCCGCATGCTTAAAGAGAAGCGCTCCCGCAGGCGCGCTCACGGCCACATCAACATTCACTCGTAA